The following proteins are co-located in the Deltaproteobacteria bacterium genome:
- the thyX gene encoding FAD-dependent thymidylate synthase: protein MHMEVKLIDVATDPLEKLYAAYRTCYSSDTPVEIWEKIRGGRISRDKIREFIAERLKTGHASPLEQVVFWFAIAGVSRSLSHQLVRHRIGISFEQQSQRYVRFKEEKLEYVMPESWKRAGLAGDFEQLAAQVSATYAKALAADIPAEDARFILPNAAPTNFQIMVNFAELLHIADLRLCVRAQWEIRKMVALMRLEVKGVLPELAQHLQPKCGELRMGYCDESYEDWAKCPLGRVRPHKEALFELYRAHGQLALRGLSEKEFAAVEKQEKL from the coding sequence ATCCACATGGAGGTCAAGCTGATCGATGTCGCCACGGATCCGCTTGAGAAGCTCTACGCCGCCTATCGCACCTGCTACTCGTCGGACACCCCGGTCGAGATCTGGGAGAAGATTCGCGGCGGCCGGATCAGCCGCGACAAGATCCGCGAGTTCATTGCTGAGCGGCTGAAGACCGGGCACGCTTCGCCGCTGGAGCAGGTCGTCTTCTGGTTCGCCATCGCCGGCGTCTCGCGTTCGCTCTCGCATCAGTTGGTGCGCCACCGCATCGGCATCAGCTTCGAGCAGCAGAGCCAGCGCTACGTCCGCTTCAAGGAGGAGAAGCTCGAATACGTCATGCCCGAGTCGTGGAAGCGCGCGGGCTTAGCCGGCGACTTCGAGCAACTGGCGGCGCAGGTCTCGGCCACCTACGCCAAAGCACTGGCGGCCGATATACCGGCGGAGGATGCCCGCTTCATCTTGCCCAACGCCGCCCCGACCAACTTCCAGATCATGGTCAACTTCGCCGAGCTCTTGCACATCGCCGATTTGCGCCTGTGCGTGCGTGCGCAGTGGGAGATCCGCAAGATGGTGGCGCTCATGCGACTAGAGGTAAAGGGTGTGCTGCCCGAACTGGCGCAGCACCTGCAGCCCAAGTGTGGCGAGCTGCGCATGGGCTACTGCGATGAATCGTACGAGGACTGGGCCAAGTGTCCGCTGGGGCGGGTACGGCCGCACAAGGAGGCGCTGTTCGAGCTCTACCGGGCGCATGGGCAGCTAGCGCTGCGGGGCTTGTCGGAGAAGGAGTTCGCCGCCGTCGAGAAGCAGGAGAAGCTGTGA
- the alr gene encoding alanine racemase encodes MPFSAGRPTIAQIDGAALRSNLAAVRSGLAPGVGLLAVVKADAYGHGATLVAPLFERAGVDAFGAATVEEAVELRGAGVTKPIVVLTGAEPTQIEALLDYRLSVALLDAAMAQQMRPLLRGRRLSVHVKIDTGMGRLGVTPEELPALLQVVQGVPELSVEGIFSHFANADLGNQEFAAYQLQLFERAVATARSLGLRPRFLHLANSAAALTWPATHFSLIRPGLALYGIAPVANCSLPLAPAMRVVTRIVQLKAVPAERPLSYGQTFVTRRPSRIATIPVGYADGYDRRLSNRAQVLVRGRRAPVVGAVCMDLTLVDVSDIPDVARGDEVVLWGRQGEDEITVAEVAAWQSSITYEVMTRLGKRVPRVLRDDDSGGTNG; translated from the coding sequence ATGCCATTCAGCGCCGGCCGCCCCACCATTGCGCAAATCGATGGGGCCGCCTTGCGCAGCAATCTGGCCGCCGTCCGTAGCGGCCTCGCCCCCGGTGTTGGCCTGCTCGCGGTCGTGAAGGCCGACGCCTACGGGCACGGGGCAACCCTGGTAGCGCCGCTGTTCGAGCGCGCCGGGGTGGACGCTTTCGGCGCGGCCACCGTCGAGGAAGCAGTTGAGCTGCGTGGTGCCGGCGTGACCAAGCCGATCGTGGTCCTCACCGGCGCCGAGCCGACGCAGATCGAGGCTTTGCTCGACTACCGACTGAGCGTGGCATTGCTGGATGCAGCGATGGCGCAGCAGATGCGCCCGCTGCTGCGCGGCCGGCGACTCAGCGTGCACGTGAAAATCGACACCGGCATGGGCCGCCTCGGAGTCACGCCGGAAGAGCTGCCGGCGCTGTTACAGGTGGTGCAAGGAGTGCCGGAGCTTTCGGTCGAGGGCATCTTCTCGCACTTTGCCAACGCCGATCTCGGCAACCAGGAGTTCGCTGCTTACCAGTTGCAGCTCTTCGAGCGCGCCGTCGCCACCGCGCGCAGCCTGGGCCTGCGGCCGCGCTTCCTCCATCTCGCCAACAGCGCGGCGGCGCTGACCTGGCCGGCGACTCACTTCTCGCTGATTCGCCCCGGCCTGGCGCTCTACGGCATTGCGCCGGTGGCGAACTGCTCGCTGCCGCTGGCACCGGCGATGCGCGTGGTCACGCGAATCGTCCAGCTGAAAGCGGTGCCGGCCGAACGGCCGCTGAGCTACGGCCAGACCTTTGTCACGCGCCGCCCGAGCCGGATCGCTACCATCCCCGTCGGCTATGCCGACGGCTACGACCGCCGGCTCTCGAACCGGGCACAGGTGCTCGTGCGCGGCCGGCGCGCGCCCGTGGTCGGAGCGGTGTGCATGGACCTGACGCTGGTCGATGTCAGCGACATCCCCGACGTTGCCCGAGGCGACGAAGTGGTGTTGTGGGGCCGGCAGGGTGAGGACGAAATCACCGTCGCGGAAGTCGCGGCATGGCAGAGTTCGATCACCTACGAGGTAATGACCCGGCTGGGCAAACGGGTGCCGCGGGTTCTGCGAGATGACGACAGTGGAGGGACGAATGGCTAA
- a CDS encoding threonylcarbamoyl-AMP synthase, translated as MHDSQDHCALEAALAALRRAEPIVYPTETLYGLGVDATSAAAVSKLLALKVRAEGKPIAVLVSDRSMLDQLAARVTPLAERLIARFWPGPLTLVVTARHSVSPLLTGVTGTIGVRISSHPTATALVRGLGRPLTTPSANPAGATPPATIAQARGYFGDRVAVYLDGGTLSGGVASTVVEVTTAEVRVLRAGAITDAALRAALAEAA; from the coding sequence ATGCACGACTCGCAAGACCACTGCGCGCTTGAGGCGGCACTGGCGGCGTTGCGCCGCGCCGAGCCGATCGTCTATCCCACCGAGACCCTCTACGGGCTGGGTGTCGATGCCACCAGTGCGGCGGCCGTGAGCAAGTTGCTCGCCCTCAAGGTCCGCGCCGAAGGTAAACCCATTGCGGTATTGGTTAGCGACCGCAGCATGCTCGACCAGCTCGCCGCGCGGGTGACACCGCTGGCAGAGCGGCTGATCGCCCGCTTTTGGCCGGGGCCGTTGACTCTAGTTGTAACCGCCAGGCACAGCGTATCACCGTTGCTGACGGGGGTTACCGGCACGATCGGTGTGCGCATCTCGAGCCACCCGACCGCCACCGCGCTGGTGCGCGGGCTGGGTCGGCCGCTGACCACACCGAGCGCCAATCCGGCCGGGGCGACACCACCGGCCACGATCGCTCAGGCCCGGGGTTATTTCGGCGATCGCGTCGCGGTTTACCTCGACGGCGGAACTCTGAGCGGTGGCGTAGCCTCGACGGTGGTCGAGGTTACCACCGCGGAAGTGCGCGTGCTGCGCGCCGGCGCCATCACCGATGCCGCCCTGCGCGCGGCATTGGCGGAGGCCGCGTGA
- the thiE gene encoding thiamine phosphate synthase: protein MSAPRLYLITDRHQTGGRPLLEVVAAALRGGVDAVQLREKDLNARELLALARSLLPLCRQHGARLLINDRIDVALAAEADGVHLPASSFAGADARRLLRRRLLGVSAHTIAEVAEAAGAGADFVVLGPIYTTPSKASYGPPLGLAILAEAVRRVPIPVLALGGITREHVSAVCGQGAAGIAVIRAICAAPEPTAAAAELRAELLRALQ, encoded by the coding sequence GTGTCGGCTCCTCGCTTGTATCTAATCACCGATCGCCATCAGACGGGCGGCCGGCCATTGCTCGAGGTGGTGGCGGCCGCGCTGCGGGGCGGCGTGGATGCGGTGCAGCTGCGGGAGAAGGACCTGAACGCGCGCGAGCTGCTGGCGTTGGCGCGCTCGCTGCTGCCGTTGTGCCGGCAACACGGGGCGCGGCTGCTGATCAACGATCGCATTGACGTGGCCCTGGCGGCAGAAGCGGACGGGGTTCATCTACCGGCGTCGTCGTTTGCCGGTGCCGATGCCCGCCGGCTGCTGCGACGCCGGTTGCTCGGCGTCTCCGCGCACACCATCGCTGAGGTGGCCGAGGCCGCCGGCGCGGGCGCGGATTTCGTGGTCTTGGGTCCGATCTACACGACACCCTCGAAGGCGTCGTATGGGCCGCCGTTAGGGCTAGCCATCTTGGCCGAGGCAGTCCGGCGGGTGCCCATCCCGGTGCTCGCCTTGGGTGGCATCACCCGTGAGCATGTCAGTGCGGTGTGCGGGCAGGGAGCGGCCGGCATCGCCGTTATCCGCGCCATTTGTGCTGCCCCCGAGCCGACGGCAGCGGCTGCTGAGTTACGGGCGGAGTTACTGCGGGCCTTGCAATAG
- a CDS encoding thiazole synthase encodes MVAMADEFQLAGRSYGSRLIVGTGKYRDFAQTRAALAASGAEIVTVAVRRVNITDPSKENLLDYVDPKRYTILPNTAGCYTAEEAIRTARLAREAGIGNLVKLEVIGDQRTLFPDVPETIRAAETLVREGFAVLPYINDDPIAAKRLEDIGCAAVMPLAAPIGSGLGIRNPYNIRIILEQRRVPVIVDAGVGTASDAAVAMELGCDAVLMNSAIAGARDPILMAEAMRLAVAAGRKAFLAGRIARKLYATASSPLTELIE; translated from the coding sequence ATGGTAGCAATGGCAGATGAGTTCCAACTCGCGGGCCGCTCGTACGGCTCGCGCCTGATTGTCGGTACGGGCAAGTACCGGGATTTTGCCCAGACCCGAGCGGCGCTGGCGGCCTCGGGTGCGGAGATCGTAACCGTGGCGGTGCGGCGGGTGAACATTACCGACCCGAGCAAGGAGAACTTGCTCGATTACGTCGATCCCAAACGTTACACGATCCTGCCGAACACTGCCGGCTGCTACACCGCGGAGGAGGCGATTCGGACGGCGCGCTTGGCCCGCGAGGCCGGCATCGGCAATCTGGTGAAACTGGAAGTCATCGGCGACCAGCGAACGCTGTTTCCCGATGTGCCGGAGACGATCCGTGCGGCCGAGACCCTGGTGCGCGAGGGCTTCGCCGTGCTGCCGTACATCAACGATGATCCGATCGCGGCGAAACGCCTGGAGGACATCGGCTGTGCCGCGGTGATGCCTCTGGCCGCTCCGATCGGATCGGGCCTGGGTATCCGCAATCCGTACAACATCCGCATCATCCTGGAACAGCGCCGTGTGCCGGTGATTGTAGATGCGGGCGTGGGCACGGCTTCCGATGCCGCGGTGGCGATGGAGTTGGGCTGCGACGCAGTGCTGATGAACTCGGCCATCGCCGGCGCCAGGGATCCGATCTTGATGGCCGAAGCGATGCGGCTGGCGGTGGCAGCCGGCCGCAAGGCATTTCTGGCCGGACGCATCGCGCGTAAGTTGTACGCGACGGCATCGAGCCCGCTGACCGAACTGATCGAGTAG
- the purH gene encoding bifunctional phosphoribosylaminoimidazolecarboxamide formyltransferase/IMP cyclohydrolase, protein MAKITRALVSVSDKTGLIDFVRGLHQLGIEILSTGGTAKALSDAGIPVVAVGDYTGSPEILDGRVKTLHPKIHGGLLGRRDLDSHRQQMAAHGIQPIDMVVVNLYPFEATVAQPGCTLEDAVENIDIGGPSMLRSAAKNHHHVTVIVDPADYGAVLDELRANAGVVSVTSNSRLAKKAFQTTARYDGAISDYLGRLSTDTPFGETLHLQLHKAQELRYGENPHQQGALYGDFLHITEQLHGKELSFNNIVDINAAMQLMLEYLNAPRPVVAILKHNTPCGVATAATDAEAYNKAYITDPDSPFGGIIITNRHWSPALAQVVDEIFSEVLIAPGFAPEALELLRKKKNRRLMIWHPERIDRTERDFKRVFGGLLVQEPDLAMEDPAKAQVVTKRSPTAAELRAMAFGLPIVKHIKSNAVVFCTEDRTLAVGGGQTSRVDPVRLAVARAQRLGIDLKGSVAASEAFFPFPDGPEEAARAGATALIQPGGSARDAEVIAAADRYELAMVFTGVRHFKH, encoded by the coding sequence ATGGCTAAAATCACACGGGCTCTGGTAAGCGTCAGTGACAAGACCGGCCTGATCGACTTCGTGCGCGGCCTGCACCAGCTCGGCATCGAGATACTTTCCACCGGCGGCACCGCCAAGGCGCTCAGCGATGCCGGCATCCCGGTGGTAGCGGTCGGCGACTACACCGGGTCGCCGGAGATCCTCGACGGCCGGGTCAAGACGCTGCATCCGAAGATCCACGGCGGCTTACTCGGCCGGCGTGATCTCGACAGCCACCGCCAGCAGATGGCGGCGCACGGCATCCAGCCGATCGATATGGTGGTGGTCAATCTCTACCCGTTCGAGGCCACCGTCGCTCAGCCGGGCTGTACTTTGGAAGACGCCGTCGAAAACATCGACATCGGCGGCCCCTCGATGTTGCGCTCGGCGGCCAAGAACCACCATCACGTCACGGTCATCGTCGATCCGGCCGACTACGGTGCAGTGCTGGACGAACTACGTGCCAACGCTGGCGTGGTGTCGGTGACCAGCAACTCACGCCTGGCCAAGAAGGCCTTTCAAACTACCGCCCGCTATGATGGCGCCATCAGCGACTACCTCGGCAGGCTCTCTACCGACACCCCCTTCGGCGAGACCCTGCACCTTCAGCTCCACAAAGCCCAGGAGCTGCGCTACGGCGAGAACCCGCATCAGCAAGGGGCGTTGTACGGCGACTTCCTGCACATCACCGAGCAACTGCATGGCAAGGAGCTATCCTTCAACAACATCGTCGACATCAATGCCGCCATGCAGCTGATGCTGGAGTACCTCAACGCGCCCCGGCCAGTGGTGGCCATTCTCAAACATAACACCCCGTGCGGTGTTGCCACCGCTGCCACCGATGCCGAGGCATACAACAAGGCCTACATCACCGACCCCGACTCGCCCTTCGGCGGCATCATCATCACCAACCGGCACTGGAGCCCGGCGTTGGCCCAGGTCGTCGATGAGATCTTCAGCGAGGTCTTGATCGCCCCGGGGTTCGCCCCCGAAGCGCTGGAACTTCTACGCAAGAAGAAGAACCGCCGGCTGATGATTTGGCATCCCGAACGGATCGACCGCACCGAGCGTGACTTCAAGCGGGTGTTCGGCGGCCTGCTGGTGCAGGAGCCGGATCTGGCGATGGAGGACCCGGCCAAGGCGCAGGTGGTCACCAAACGCTCACCCACGGCGGCGGAACTGCGGGCGATGGCGTTCGGCCTGCCGATCGTCAAGCACATCAAATCGAACGCCGTCGTGTTCTGCACCGAAGACCGCACGCTCGCCGTCGGCGGTGGACAGACCTCGCGTGTCGACCCGGTGCGTCTGGCGGTGGCGCGGGCCCAGCGCCTGGGTATTGATCTCAAGGGCTCAGTGGCAGCCAGTGAAGCGTTCTTTCCGTTTCCCGACGGGCCCGAGGAAGCCGCCCGCGCCGGCGCCACCGCCCTCATCCAGCCCGGCGGCAGCGCCCGCGATGCCGAGGTGATCGCCGCCGCCGATCGCTACGAGCTGGCGATGGTGTTCACCGGCGTGCGCCACTTCAAGCACTGA
- a CDS encoding MoxR family ATPase, whose amino-acid sequence MQISPEIVHEGLRRARYLTTAAVETTLYLALVLEKPLLIEGPAGAGKTEIGKVLAEVLHTDLVRLQCYEGLDEAKALYEWNYQKQLLRIQVDREQEHPWEEVTQHIFSREYLLERPLLRAISSPRKIVLLVDEIDKADEEFEAFLLEVLSDFQVSVPELGTITAQMRPAVVLTSNRARELSEALKRRCLYLYLGFPGVDIEREIISLKVPELDERLREQVARFVNNLRKLDLRKAPSIAETLDWARALRALGVKELDAAEVRKTLNLILKHEEDLRKVEGKTSQLLRGS is encoded by the coding sequence GTGCAGATCAGCCCCGAAATCGTCCACGAGGGATTGCGCCGCGCCCGCTACCTCACCACCGCGGCCGTCGAAACCACGCTGTACCTGGCGCTGGTGCTGGAAAAGCCGCTGCTGATCGAAGGCCCCGCCGGCGCCGGCAAGACCGAGATCGGCAAGGTGCTGGCCGAGGTCCTGCACACCGATCTGGTCCGCTTGCAGTGTTACGAGGGGCTGGACGAGGCCAAGGCGTTGTACGAGTGGAATTACCAAAAGCAGCTGCTGCGCATCCAAGTGGATCGCGAGCAGGAGCACCCGTGGGAGGAAGTCACCCAGCACATCTTCTCGCGCGAGTATCTGCTCGAACGGCCGTTGCTGCGCGCCATCTCTTCACCCCGCAAGATCGTGCTGCTGGTCGACGAGATCGACAAAGCCGATGAGGAGTTCGAGGCCTTCCTGCTCGAGGTGCTGAGCGACTTCCAGGTCTCGGTACCCGAGCTGGGGACTATCACCGCGCAGATGCGCCCGGCAGTCGTGCTGACCTCGAACCGCGCGCGTGAATTGTCCGAAGCGCTCAAGCGCCGCTGCCTGTATTTGTATCTCGGCTTTCCGGGCGTCGACATCGAACGCGAGATCATCAGCCTCAAGGTTCCCGAATTGGACGAACGCTTGCGCGAGCAGGTAGCGCGTTTCGTCAACAACCTGCGCAAACTCGATCTGCGCAAGGCCCCCAGCATCGCCGAAACTCTGGATTGGGCCCGGGCTCTGCGCGCTCTCGGCGTCAAGGAGCTCGATGCCGCCGAGGTGCGTAAGACGCTTAATCTGATCCTCAAGCACGAGGAGGATCTGCGCAAGGTCGAGGGGAAGACAAGCCAGCTGCTGCGGGGATCGTGA
- the thiS gene encoding sulfur carrier protein ThiS, with amino-acid sequence MRVMLNGELRELSAPITVADLVTHLGLSPRRIAVEVNRDVIPREQYPTRALHEGDTIEIVHFIGGG; translated from the coding sequence GTGCGCGTGATGTTGAACGGAGAGCTGCGCGAGCTTAGCGCGCCGATCACGGTCGCCGATTTGGTGACGCATTTGGGTCTCAGCCCGCGCCGCATCGCGGTGGAAGTGAATCGTGACGTTATCCCCCGCGAGCAGTACCCCACGCGCGCATTGCACGAGGGCGACACGATCGAGATCGTACACTTCATCGGTGGAGGATGA
- the purD gene encoding phosphoribosylamine--glycine ligase: MKILVIGSGGREHALVWKLRQSPRVGNIYCAPGNAGIAELAELVALAADDIPGLLRFAREQQIDLTVPGPELPLTMGIVDEFARHHLRIFGPSKAAAQLEGSKAFTKELLRQCQVPTGFFGTFTDPDQALRYVREVGAPVVVKADGLAAGKGVVICATLPEAEAAIDEIMRGKIFGAAGERVVIEEFLEGEEASFMAVTDGRTVLPLASSQDHKRIGDGDTGPNTGGMGAYSPAPVVTAALHARILRDIMAPVVDGLRQRGIVYKGVLYAGLMIRDGVAKVLEFNARFGDPECQALLVRLRSDLVSLMEAVVEERLAEVRVEWDARASACVVLAAGGYPGNYPKGRPIHGLADLQSWRDGVVFHAGTATRDRAVVTNGGRVLGVTALGADVAAAVAEAYRAVSQIEWDGMYYRRDIGRRAWERP, encoded by the coding sequence ATGAAGATTTTGGTCATCGGCAGCGGCGGGCGCGAGCACGCGCTGGTGTGGAAGCTGCGCCAATCGCCGCGCGTCGGCAACATCTATTGCGCACCGGGCAACGCCGGCATCGCCGAACTCGCCGAGCTGGTGGCGCTGGCAGCCGACGACATTCCCGGATTGCTCCGCTTCGCCCGCGAGCAACAGATCGACCTGACCGTGCCCGGCCCCGAGCTGCCGCTGACAATGGGCATCGTCGACGAGTTCGCGCGCCACCACCTGCGGATATTCGGGCCTAGCAAGGCCGCCGCCCAACTCGAGGGCAGCAAGGCCTTCACCAAGGAGCTGCTTCGCCAGTGCCAAGTCCCGACTGGTTTCTTCGGCACCTTCACCGATCCGGACCAGGCGCTCCGCTACGTTCGCGAAGTGGGCGCGCCGGTCGTGGTCAAGGCTGACGGGCTGGCCGCCGGCAAGGGGGTCGTGATCTGCGCGACGCTGCCGGAAGCAGAGGCCGCGATTGATGAAATCATGCGCGGCAAGATCTTCGGCGCTGCCGGCGAGCGGGTGGTGATCGAGGAGTTTCTCGAAGGCGAAGAGGCGTCGTTCATGGCCGTCACCGATGGCCGCACCGTCCTACCGCTGGCGTCGTCACAGGATCACAAGCGCATCGGCGACGGCGACACCGGTCCCAACACCGGCGGCATGGGCGCGTACTCGCCCGCGCCGGTGGTTACCGCCGCGCTGCACGCGCGCATCCTACGCGACATCATGGCCCCGGTGGTGGACGGCCTGCGCCAGCGCGGCATCGTCTACAAAGGGGTGTTGTACGCCGGGCTGATGATTCGTGACGGCGTCGCCAAGGTGCTGGAGTTCAACGCGCGCTTCGGTGATCCCGAGTGCCAGGCATTGCTGGTACGCCTCAGAAGTGATCTGGTGTCGCTCATGGAGGCAGTGGTGGAAGAGCGGCTGGCCGAGGTCAGAGTGGAGTGGGATGCGCGCGCCTCCGCGTGTGTCGTACTCGCCGCCGGCGGCTACCCGGGAAATTATCCCAAGGGGCGGCCGATTCACGGACTCGCTGACTTACAGAGCTGGCGCGATGGAGTAGTCTTTCATGCCGGTACGGCGACACGCGACCGCGCCGTCGTCACCAACGGCGGCCGCGTGCTCGGCGTCACTGCGCTTGGTGCCGATGTTGCCGCGGCAGTCGCGGAAGCGTACCGCGCCGTCAGCCAGATCGAGTGGGACGGCATGTATTATCGCCGGGACATCGGCCGGCGTGCCTGGGAGCGGCCCTGA
- a CDS encoding DUF1015 domain-containing protein, whose protein sequence is MDLRPFRTLRYDPTRVRLADVVAPPYDVIDDEQRDVLYARSPHNVVRLILNREADRYAAAARCLHDWISTGRLRQDTDASLWLYVQNFTHGDRHYERTGIIGTVRLEPFSSGRIRPHERTLSGPKQDRLRLLEACRANLSPIFGLYASRLEPVEHTCRAATAGAPHVDLSDEFGVRHRLWPLAERAQVNTITAALAAETIFIADGHHRYETALEYRDQLQARGALTPDDPANFIMIYLCSMADPGLLVLPTHRLVRSLPRFSDTDFSAALTRSFRVRNSPNSATGRAQLTAALTARDELPQLGVIIRSAASVQLISPLSNAVIDDAAPELPAVVRRLDVSVLDRLILREILHLDADTAARAGQLCYSHNTEQALASVDSGDTQVVFLLGSPDLGQVQAVCLSGETMPQKSTYFHPKLLSGLVFHPLTTDLAALVPQATCARTA, encoded by the coding sequence ATGGACTTGCGACCGTTTCGTACCCTGCGCTACGACCCTACGCGGGTGCGGCTGGCCGATGTCGTGGCCCCGCCCTACGACGTGATCGATGACGAGCAACGCGACGTGCTCTACGCCCGCAGCCCACACAACGTGGTGCGCCTGATCTTGAACCGCGAGGCCGACCGCTACGCCGCCGCCGCGCGCTGCTTGCACGACTGGATCAGCACTGGCCGGTTGCGCCAGGACACCGACGCCAGCCTGTGGTTGTATGTGCAGAATTTCACCCATGGTGATCGGCACTACGAACGTACCGGCATCATCGGCACGGTGCGGCTGGAGCCGTTCAGCAGCGGACGCATCCGGCCGCACGAGCGCACGCTCTCGGGCCCGAAGCAAGACCGCTTGCGCTTGCTCGAAGCCTGCCGCGCCAACCTGAGCCCGATCTTCGGGCTTTACGCCAGCCGGCTGGAGCCGGTGGAGCACACTTGCCGTGCGGCTACCGCCGGCGCGCCACACGTGGACTTGAGCGACGAGTTCGGCGTCCGCCACCGCCTGTGGCCGCTGGCGGAGCGCGCGCAGGTCAACACCATCACCGCGGCGCTCGCCGCCGAGACCATCTTCATCGCCGACGGCCACCATCGTTACGAGACCGCGCTGGAGTACCGCGATCAGCTGCAAGCACGCGGCGCCTTGACGCCGGATGACCCGGCGAACTTCATCATGATCTATCTCTGCAGCATGGCCGACCCGGGCTTGCTGGTACTGCCCACACATCGCCTGGTGCGCAGCCTGCCGCGTTTCAGCGATACGGATTTCAGCGCCGCGCTGACGCGCAGCTTCCGCGTGCGCAACTCCCCGAATTCGGCCACCGGCCGGGCGCAACTGACGGCGGCGCTGACTGCCCGCGATGAGCTGCCGCAGCTGGGCGTGATCATACGGAGCGCCGCCAGCGTGCAGCTGATCAGTCCGCTGAGCAACGCGGTCATCGACGATGCCGCACCGGAATTGCCGGCGGTGGTGCGACGGCTCGATGTCAGCGTGCTCGATCGCCTGATCCTGCGCGAGATCTTGCACCTCGACGCCGACACCGCGGCCCGTGCCGGCCAGTTGTGTTACAGCCACAATACCGAGCAGGCGCTGGCCAGCGTAGATAGCGGCGACACGCAAGTCGTCTTCCTGCTAGGATCGCCGGATCTCGGGCAGGTACAAGCCGTGTGCCTCTCGGGCGAGACCATGCCGCAGAAATCCACTTACTTTCATCCCAAGCTGCTCAGCGGGCTGGTGTTTCACCCCTTGACGACGGACCTAGCGGCACTGGTGCCCCAGGCCACCTGCGCGCGCACCGCCTGA
- a CDS encoding VWA domain-containing protein encodes MKARLLEFIDQLRAAGVRASVAESLDAMAAASTAGIEREALRAGLAATLVKDETDRPTFDALFDRFFVTPGHRRGKGERPQPVGEGIGRGHGAPVANGRQAEEPQAHGRGDRETKPEKQEKRSTQPVAAQRLAHCRELLVTPFEAMEQRTVEEAEQLVADLARRLRAHWRRRLQRAARGRVDFRRTIRASLSTGGVPVAPAFRTRAPGKVDLVALCDLSHSTATAADFFLALLTPAEHFFRRVRLFGYVDCPVEISFEGGQVIPHQALDLAAGSDFGSVLVQLWECWEASFTRNTLVLILGDARNNRRPPRADVLARMRARVRRLVWLNPEQPTRWNTGDSVLATYARQCDLVLGASNLRELVTAIKSAALG; translated from the coding sequence GTGAAAGCCAGGCTGCTCGAATTCATCGACCAACTCCGCGCCGCCGGCGTGCGCGCAAGCGTGGCGGAAAGTCTCGACGCGATGGCGGCGGCGAGCACGGCCGGCATTGAGCGTGAGGCGTTGCGGGCAGGTCTGGCGGCGACCTTGGTTAAGGATGAGACCGACCGGCCGACGTTCGACGCGTTGTTCGATCGCTTCTTCGTTACACCGGGCCACCGGCGCGGCAAGGGCGAGCGACCGCAGCCTGTGGGAGAAGGAATCGGCCGCGGGCATGGTGCACCGGTGGCGAACGGCCGACAAGCAGAGGAGCCACAGGCGCACGGCCGAGGCGATCGGGAAACTAAGCCGGAGAAGCAGGAGAAGCGTTCGACTCAGCCCGTGGCGGCGCAGCGGCTGGCGCACTGCCGCGAGTTGCTGGTGACGCCATTCGAGGCAATGGAACAGCGCACCGTCGAGGAGGCTGAGCAGCTAGTTGCGGATCTAGCGCGGCGCCTGCGAGCGCACTGGCGGCGCCGGTTGCAGCGGGCAGCGCGCGGCCGGGTCGATTTCCGCCGCACCATTCGCGCCTCGCTGAGCACCGGCGGAGTGCCCGTCGCGCCGGCGTTTCGCACGCGCGCGCCGGGCAAGGTTGACCTTGTCGCCCTCTGCGACCTGTCCCATTCGACTGCCACCGCCGCCGACTTCTTCCTGGCGTTATTGACCCCAGCCGAGCACTTCTTTCGCCGCGTACGGTTGTTCGGCTACGTAGATTGCCCGGTCGAGATCTCATTTGAAGGAGGGCAAGTCATCCCGCATCAAGCACTCGACTTAGCTGCCGGCTCCGATTTCGGTAGCGTGCTCGTCCAGCTGTGGGAGTGCTGGGAGGCAAGCTTTACCCGCAACACCCTGGTGCTGATACTCGGCGATGCCCGCAACAACCGGCGCCCGCCGCGGGCGGATGTTCTTGCCCGCATGCGCGCGCGAGTTCGCCGGTTGGTGTGGCTCAATCCGGAGCAACCCACGCGCTGGAACACCGGCGACAGCGTGCTCGCAACCTATGCCCGGCAATGCGATCTAGTGCTAGGCGCCAGCAACCTGCGGGAGCTGGTCACTGCAATCAAGTCCGCGGCGTTGGGGTAA
- a CDS encoding ribbon-helix-helix protein, CopG family: MRGNLMLGDLLEREPVPERLLSVRLPLDLLARLDSLARKLHSRKGEIVVAMLNEGLRRFEASGRLGRG, translated from the coding sequence ATGCGCGGTAATTTAATGCTGGGTGATCTTCTGGAGCGGGAGCCTGTCCCCGAGCGCTTGCTCAGTGTTCGGCTACCGCTCGACCTGCTGGCTCGACTCGATAGCCTCGCCCGAAAGTTGCATTCCCGCAAAGGCGAGATCGTGGTGGCGATGTTGAACGAGGGATTGCGGCGATTCGAAGCCAGCGGCCGGCTCGGACGCGGTTGA